GCGGAACCTATAGTTGCTAAAACAGCTAATCTATTATTAAGTCTTTCTATTTCTTTATTAAGCGATGATTCTATAACTCTATTCAAACGCCCATCTAGATCTACAGGAACTTTATCGTTATTGCTAGCAAAAGCTCTTTTCCATTCTCTTATAGCAGCCATAAATATCGAGGCTAATCCTATAGTTTTACGACCTTCAAACACTCTATACATTTTATCAATTGCCGCTCCTCCATAGAAATTATCTTCAAAAATTTGCATAGATTTTTTTTGTCTATTCAAGAAGAAAATACGATCAAAAATAATAGTCCAACTCCAAATAGATGTTGCAATCAGTAGTAACATAATAAATTTAACTGGCCAACTGGCTTGTAAAAATAACTCTAAGGTAGAAAAATTATTTAGAAAAGAAGATGATGAATTTTCCATGTGAGCAATCTTTATAATGAAATAGTTAATAATAAAGTCTTAAATCATACATAATTATAAGTTATAATTTCTCAACTCAAAAAACAAGAGCTAAATTTCTATGCTATTTACATTAGCTATTAGCTTTAGCATTTTCTTGAAAAAGATCATTTTGTGTTTCTGGTTCTATTAATCCTAAATGTTGCCAAGCTGCTTTAGTTAGAATTCTTCCTCTTACCGTACGTTGTAAAAATCCTAATTGTAACAAATAAGGCTCTATTATATCCTCTATAGCATCGCGGGGCTCTGATAAGGCCGCTGCTATAGTTTCTATACCTACTGGTCGATTATTAAAATTTAAAGCTAATAATTTTAAATAACGACAATCTAATACATCTAAACCGGCTTTATCTACTTCTAATTTATCTAATGCTTCACTAGCAATTTTTTGTGTGATTTTACCAAAATTTTTAACCAGAGCAAAATCACATACACGTCTCAACAAACGACCGGCTATTCTTGGTGTTCCTCTTGATCTACGAGCTATTTCATGAGCACCAGCTTCATCAATAAACATATCCATCAACCTTGCTTTAGTCGTGGTAATATGCTCTAACTCTTTTATCGTATAAAAATTAAGCCTGATAGGAATACCAAATCTATCCCTTAAAGGCGTAGATAATAAGCCTATTCTAGTAGTAGCAGCTATCAAAGTAAAATTAGCCAGATCAATTTTTACTGACCTAGCCGCAGGACCTTCTCCTATTATTAAATCTAATTGATAATCTTCCATAGCAGGATATAAAATTTCCTCTACGGCAGGACTCAGCCGATGAATTTCATCTATAAATAAAACATCACCATTTTCTAGATTAGTTAACAAAGCGGCTAAATCACCAGCTTTAGCGATTACTGGTCCAGAAGTAGATTTAAAGTTAACTCCTAATTCTTGCGCTACAATAGAAGCTAGAGTAGTTTTGCCTAATCCAGGAGGGCCAACTAATAACACATGATCCAAAGCTTTATTTCTAGTTTTAGCAGCTTCTATAAAAACCTTTAAATTTTCCCTAGCACCTTCTTGCCCTACAAAATCTATTAATCTAGAAGGTCTTAAGGCTGAAGAATAATTGGTTTCCATTTCAAAAGCTTGCGCAACCGGAGCCATAAGTCTATCATTGTGATTTTTCATATTATCCTTTAATAGTTATTTCTTTTAAAGATAGTTTGATTAATTCTGTAGTTTCTACATTTTTACCAATTTTTTCCTGTGCTCTTGTTACAGCTTCTTGAGCATTAGTTTTATTATATCCTAAATTCTCTAGTGCAGAAATAGCTTCCATAATGTTATTATTAACCATAGGCTGACCAATATTATTAGAAATACCAGAAAATTTTTTATGCTTTAATTCATTTATAATACGTTCTGCTACTTTTTTACCAATACCATTAACGCGACAAAGAAAAGAAACATTATTATCAAGAATAATTTTCACCAATTCATTAGGATCAAATACGCCCAAAATAGCTAAAGAAACTTTAGCTCCTACACCTGGTATACTTTGTAATATGACAAACCAATCTTGTTCTAACTTTGTTTTAAATCCATATAATCTTATTATATCTTCTCTGATATAAGTTTCAATAAAAAAGCTATATTTAGATTTTGCTTCTAATGAGGATAAACTTTTGTTAGAGCAAAAAATTCGATAACCTACGCCTGCCACATCTAAGATAATATAATCATCATATATAACGTCAATGGTACCTGTTAATTTTCCAATCATGATATAAGTTCTCTTATTTTATAAGCTCTTTCTGATTGTAAGTGATAAAAATGACAAAGTGCAATAGCTAGAGCGTCTGAAGAATCATTATTACCTAATTCAGCCTTAGGCAATAAATGTTTTATCATATAACGTATCTGTTCTTTACCCGCATGCCCTACACCTAAAATAGTTTTTTTTATCTGATTAGGTGCATATTCAGCTATTATCAATCCTCTTTGTGCTGGTGCTAATAAACAAATCCCTCTAGCTTGCCCTAATTTTAGGGTTGCTTGCGCATCTTTATTTACAAAAACATATTCTACTGACACTTCCTCAGGTTGAAATTTATCTAACAAATTAATTAAATTGTCATACAAATATGCGAGACGATTAGCCAAATTTTCTTCAGGATCAGTCTTGATAGTACCACAAGCAACATAATTTAATTTATTAGCTACGGATTCTATCACGCCCCATCCTAGGTTACGTAAACCTGGATCTATCCCTAATATTCGCATCTTATTACTTCCGCAATGATTCTTTTAATTTGTCTAGTTGCTTTGCTACTGGATTCTCGGTAGTCTCCATTTGTTGCTCTGCCTCTATTAACTGTTTATGAAATCTCCATATTTTTTTAAAAAGCTCTTCTATACTTAAAGCCATTGAGCTCCATTGTTGTTTATCCTCTTCTGTTGCTATTAGAGGTTTTAACATTATTTTATCTCGCTCACTTTGCATTTGTTGATAGGATATTTCTCCCTCTAATAGTGATCTATACAATAATATCCAACAAACCATATGCATAAATTGCGTCATTTGCTTATCTGGTAAATTATATTTACTTTGATTAGCAGTAGAATGTAGTTCTGCCATAATTGTCATTGTTTGATTATATAATGAGGGAAACTCACGTGAGAAAGATTCATGAACAACAGACAAAATATGCTGGGGTAACTGATCAAACCCTACTAAATTTTTATTTTTTTTTACCATTGAATTACTTTATACTATCTATAATTTATCTTAACAACGAAATTTATAATTATTAGGTTATTTATGTACAAAGTTAGCGCAGATTCAAGTATTTTCTCCCCTTTTATTTTAACAATCAATAGTGATATTAAGAAAAAAAATGAGATTCTACCTTATTTATTAACCAAATTACCCTTTACCAGTGTAATTTTATACACAGAAACTAACGATGAAATATCTTTCCAAAAAAATATTACTGATTTAATTCCATTAATTCAATCATTTAATACAGCGGCTCTCGTCGCGGATCACACTCGTGTTGCAGGCAGAACATCTGCTGATGGTATTTACCTAGAAAAAAATCTTGACCAATATGAAATATTGAAACAAAAAGATAAAAATATTATCGGTATAGGTAATATGACGAGCCGTCACCAATCTTTAGAATGGGGTGAAAAACAACCTGATTTTATATTTTTTGGTAAATTAAATCATGATAATAAACCTAAAGCACATGCTAGAAATATAGCCTTAAGTGAATGGTGGGCAGAATTAATAGAAATACCTTGTGTTATTCAAGCTGGTAACCATCCAGATTCGTTAGCAGCAGCTGCAAAAACTGGCGCTGATTTTATCGCTATAGAAAATATGCTTTTTGATAATCCTATTGAATCAATAATAGAAGTATGTCAAAAATTCTTACAAAATTATAAAGATATATATTAATTTAAAATAAATTATGTTATTAAACATAATCCAAAATAATCAATTTGAATAACGGACGCAAAATGAAAATTAACGGTAACGAAATAAAACCTGGCAATGTAATAGAGCACAACGGCGGTTTATGGGTAGCAGTAAAAACTAACTCTGTAAAACCTGGTAAAGGTGGTGCATATAATCAAGTAGAACTTAAAAATCTAATCAATGGTACTAAATTAAATGAACGTTTCCGTTCTGCTGAAACAGTTGAAAAAGTAAGACTTGAACAAAAAGATTTTATATATTTATATACTCAAGAATCTTCTATAATTTTTATGGATTCTGAAACTTATGAACAATTAGAATTACAAGCTGATTTTATAGGTGAACGTGTTGCATTTTTACAAGAAAATATGAAAGTTACTGTAGAATTTTACCAAGAAAAACCTATAGGTATATCTCTCCCTGATCAAGTAATATTGACTGTTATTGAAGCAGATCCAGTAGTCAAAGGTCAAACAGCAGCTTCTTCATATAAACCAGCTATCTTAGAAAATAAAATTCGCGTCATGGTACCACCCTTCATTGAAGCCGGAGAAAAAATACTAATAGACACCAATGAAATAACTTATTTACGTCGTGCCGATTAATATAACTAACAAGGTGTTTTATGTCCCGTTCTGCTTTATTAAATGTCATGGTTCAAGCTGCTTTAAAAGCAGGTAAAGCCTTAAATAGATATTTTAACGAAATTGAAAAACTACAAGTCTCCTTAAAAGGCCCTGGAGACTATGTAACTCACGCCGATAAAAAAGCTGAGCAAATAATATTTGAAGAACTACAATATGCGCGCCCTGATTATGGGTTTATTATGGAAGAACGCGGCGAGATACCGGGTAAAGACAAACAACATCGCTGGATTGTTGATCCGCTAGATGGTACAACTAATTTCCTGCACGGACTACCTTTCTTTGCTATTTCGATAGCATTAGAGCGACAAGGACAAATTGTAGCCGCTGTAATCTATAACCCTGTTCTAGATGAATTATTCACAGCAGAAAAAGGTGGCGGGGTTTTTCTCAATGATAGAAGAATACGCGTAGCTAATCGTAGGCTTCTAGTTGATTCGATTGTAGCTACTGGTATACCTTCTATAGCTCATCCGAATCATGGACAATATATTTCAGAACTAAAAAATCTAATGACAGAAGTAGCTAGCATTAGACATTTAGGTGCCGCATCACTTAATCTTGCTTATGTAGCTGCCGGTAAACTTGATGGATATTGGGAAAACAACCTAAAACCTTGGGATATTGCTGCAGGATTATTAATGGTTCGTGAGGCGGGTGGATTTGTAACCGACCGCAGCAATAGATTAGATGTGCTATTTAATAATTCTCTAGTAGCCGGCAATGAATATATTCATAAAGCTTTATTAAAATTATGGTCTTAACAATAGAAAATAATATTAAATTATTTTCTATTGAGGGAATTGTAACTTAACTAAGTTAGCATATAATCCTTTTCTTGCAATTAGATCTTTATGTGTTCCCTCTTCTAAAATTTTACCCTCCTCTAGCACAAAGATTCTATCTGCATTTACTACTGTTGATAATCTATGTGCTATCACAAAAGTAGTACGATCTTTTCGTAAATTCTCCAAAGCACATTGAATTAATTCTTCGCTAGCCGCATCTAACGCTGAAGTAGCTTCATCTAATAATAAGATAGGTTTATTACGCAATAAGGCTCTTGCTATCGCTATCCTTTGTCTTTGACCACCAGATAAAGACAATCCTCTTTCACCTATTTGTTCATCATATTTATTTGGTAATTTTTCAATAAATTCCGCTGCATAAGATAATTTAGAGGCTTTTTCTATTTCCTCCATTGATATATCCTCTAAACCAAAACTGATATTTTCTGCTATCGTACCAGAAAAAATATCAACATTTTGCGATACAACTGATAATTGTGATCGTGACCAAGTCAAATTATGTTCACCTAATTGCTGTTGATCAAAAAATATTCTACCTTTTGTAGGAGAATAAAATTGTTGCAATAAAGCAAAAATAGTAGATTTACCTGCCCCTGATGCGCCTACAAAAGCAATTGTCTCCCCTGCCTGCACCTTAAAATTTAAATTACTTAATATCTCCTCATCTGGTCTTATTGGATAAGAGAAAGAAATATTCTCAAACGTGACACTACCCTGAACCTCCGTAGAAGTTACAACATTATTCACCACTGACTCTAATTGTTGATAAGACATAATAATCCATATTCTCTCTACAGCCCCAATTAATTCTAATAATGCAGTTCCAGTACCAGATAATTGAGTCGCAGCACTACCAGCTAACAAAGCATACATTACAAATTGGCTAAATTCGCCTGCTGTCATTTTATTATTAATAACATCTAAAGCGCCAAACCATAAAGTAGCTAAAATACTCATAAATACAACAAATAAAATAACACCAAATAAGATTGAACGCATCCAAATAGCTGACTTAGATTTAGCAAAAACAACATTTACTAAATTAGCAAAATATTTTAGGGTATAAGCTTCTGCCGTAAAGGATTTAACTGTACGAATAGCAGATAAAGTTTCACTAGCATATATATTCATTTTAGCTAAATGATCTTGTACTTGCTTAGATTTTTTACTTACTAACCGACCAACGCTAATAATAACAGCTAAAATTATAGGTATACAAACAGACACAATTAAAGCTAATTTAAAGTTACTTATAAACATCATTATAAAAGCGCCCATACCCATAATAATATTACGAAAGATTATCGAAAAACGAATAGCAATATGAGATTTGATCAGAGCACTATCTGAGGATATCAAAGAAACCATATCACCTGAATGCTGTTTATCAAAATAAGCAATAGGCAAACTAATAAGATTTTTAAAGAGATTTTTTTGCAATGAAAAAACAACAGCCTCTCCTAAGGCCCCAACAAAATAGGCGCGCATAGACGAAGTAAGCGCCCATAAAAAAATAAAAAACATAAATAAAAAGAAATAATTAATTATCTGATCTTTCGACAACGAAAAAATATGATCCATAGCGTAACGAACGCCCATAGGTAATAATAAAGTTAAACCAGCTGCTAAAATTAGAAACAATATAGCTCCAACTAATAAACCTTTGTGGATAAAAACATATCTACTAATAAATTGACGAAATTTAACTGATGTAAAAAGCTGCCGCATATAAAATTCTCTTGTTATCTGGTGAAGGATATTATATATAACTTGAAAATACATTCTAATCATGTTAAATCCATAAAGCAATAATTGCTAATGTATAAATCTAGGAAAATCTCATGAAAACTAACATTCATCCAGATTATCACACTATTAAAGTGGTCATGACTGACGGAACTGAATATCTAACCCGCTCTACTTGGGGCAAAGAGGGCGACGTCCTTAACCTAGATATAGATCCTAAATCACATCCAGCATGGACTGGTGGCTCACAAACGCTTCTAGATCGTGGCGGTCGTGTATCTAAATTTAAAAATCGTTTTGGTAATCTAAGTCTATAATAGATCAACTTAATCTTACCACTGATATCTGAAACTATTTCATATTAAAATAACACTAAGACAATATATAATTTTCTTAGTGTTATTTCTTTATCTTATTTTAGCATCGCTCCATGCATTTCATCTAAACATGCATTTCATCTAAAATTGTTATAGTAACTAATATTGATATCTAATGATAAAATTACCATTGTTATAGCTACTCCATAATAGCAAATTTGTGGAGCTAATTGATTAGCTTATAATAATACATATAAGCTAATCAAATAACATTATTATAACAACAAGCTATTTGCGTAAGCATAAATTATATAACAAAATGCGACTACTATAGCTATCTCGCGTTAACAGAATCATATAAGCACAAACAATTAATAAATATTACAATAATTGCTATTATTTAGATAATTTTTCCAATATCTCATCACTTATTTCAAAATTAGCGTAAACATTTTGGACATCGTCATCTTCTTCTAATGTATTTATTAATTTTAATATAGATGTAGCTTTTTCTTCATCTACTGGAGTAGTTGTGACTGGTTTCCAGATAATTTTCAATGATTCTGCACCGCCAAATTTTACTTCCAAAGCTTTAGAAATATCGCTTATATCTTCAAATACACAGTAAATGATATGTTTTTCATCTTCAAAAGAAACATCTTCAGCGCCCAATTCTATCGCAATATCCATCATTTCTTCTACAGTAGCGACATCTTTATTATATATAATTTCACCTACGCGATTAAACATAAATGCAACAGACCCGGTTTCCCCTAAAGAACCACCTGATTTAGTGAAAGCGGCTCTTACATTGGAAGCTGTACGGTTACGATTATCGGTTAAAGCTTCTACAATTACCGCTACTCCACCAGGCGCATATCCTTCGTAACGTATTTCTTCATAATTTCCTGAATCATTATTAGAAGCTCTTTTAATAGCTCTCTCAATATTATCTTTAGGCATTGACTGAGATCTAGCATTCATAATAGCGAGACGCAATCTTGGATTCATAGCAGGATCAGGTAATCCATGTTTTGCAGCGACAGTGATTTCTCTACCTAATTTAGAGAATATTTTTGACTTAACAGCATCTTGTCTACCTTTACGGTGCATAATATTTTTAAATTGTGAATGTCCAGCCATAGGTAATTCCTTTAATTATCATCAAAAATTATATAACTACTTTCGGTTAAAATATCATATATACCAAGCTATCCTGCAAAAAATTTAGATATATGAGTAGTCTAATTGATGTGTAATTTACCTTTAAACTATTTAATTTTCAAGGCACAAACTATCTGTAATCAAAAATTTACCAGATCTACAACAAGTAACTTATAGATAAATCCCCTCTCTAGATCTAATTATAATTATGTTATTAACTTTACCTCTATTAAGATAGTCTCATTAATAATCATAATATACTTACAACAAGCTAATTTCTAACTATGGATTTTTATTTATATTATATTGTAACAAGAGAAACTCCTTAAAGTGAGCTTGTTACTAAATTAAGTTAGCTAATAATAATTTCTTTCAACATAATTTATTTTATATGTTAAACTACAAAAAAAAAATTTTTATAATCGGCTATTATGCTAACTATTCTTATTAACAATAATATAATTACTTTCAGTTAAAATAGCATCCATTAAAATATCATATTGCTCTAATTCTATTTTAGGTAATTGCTGACAATCATAGCCTACCCCAACGCAATAAGGACGATTCTCTTTACTAAAATTGGCTAAATATCTATCATAACAACCTTTACCATAACCTAATCTTCCACCAAATAAGTCAAAAGAGACTAACGGAACCAATAATAGATCTAATCTTTTGATATGATTTTGTACGGCTGGAGCTAAAACCCCCATTTTATCTTTAATTAATTGATCTCCTAATTTATATGGAGAAAAAGACATTTGTAGATTATCTTGCATAACAGGCAAAGCAATTGAAACACCAACGGCTGATAAAGATTTCATTAAAGGTAGTACATCAATTTCAGATTTAATTGGAAAATAACCACCCACCATAGGATTTGAAGATAATTTTAAGGAATTTAAAATATTACTCTTACCTACATCTACTAATTTTTGTGCAGCAAATTTTTTATAAGATGAATCTATAGAATCACGTTTTTTTAATATTTCTTTTCTTAAAATAAATTTATTCACAATATCTATTTCCAAAAAGAGGGGAACCTTGGTGCTAATGCGCCTCCAATAATAATTGGCTCTATTTTTTCAACCAACCCACTAGAATCAGATATATCTACACCAATACCACAAATCGTTATTTCCCCTATTGCTACTTCAAATTTCTTAGTATTTTTACCCAAAAACTTATTTAAGGGCTCCTGCTTGTCTAACCCTAAAGAAGAATCATAGTTACCACACATACCTAGATCACTAATATATCCTGTTCCTGCTGGCATAATTTTATAATCAGCAGTAGGAACGTGAGTATGTGTACCAACTAATAAAGATATACGACCATCCAAATAATGCCCTAAACATTGTTTCTCACTAGTAGCTTCTGCGTGAAAATCCACTATAATAGCATCAGCATATTGTCCTAAAGGACAATTTTTAATAATTTCTTCTGCTTTAGCAAAAGGATCATCTAATTGCCCATACATATAGATTTTTCCCATTAAATTAGCTACTAAAACATTAGCTCCATTTCTTGCCCTATATAAACCACTCCCTTTACCATAAGTTGTATCAGGATAATTAGCAGGACGTAAAATTTTATCATTTTGCATTAAATAACGAGATAAACAATGTTTATCAAAAAAATGATTGCCAGTAGTTATTACATCTACTCCAGCATCAAATAAATTATCAGCTATATGACCTGTAATTCCAAAGCCATCAGCAGCATTTTCTCCATTGACGATAACAAAATCTAATTTACAATCAAAGATTAAATTGTTTAATAATTCACAAACAGCATTACAGCTATCTTCTCCAACAATATCTCCAAGAAATAGCAAACGCATATCTAACCTACATTAAATTTTGAACAAATCTTTATTATAAAACAATCAAAAACTTAATGATAAGATATTAAATTAACGAGCATCCACCATAACCGATGACAAAATTTGACCCCTATAGTACCTATTGCTAGGTGGGCACCATATAGTAAGACCCACGGGTCAAACCAGAGACAGTTCCCTATAGAGATCTTAAGGTCCTTGGGGTTCAAGATGTCTGTCAAGAAAGGCAGAGTGCTCAATTACATTGTATAATATATTTAATATAAAATCATTAAAAAAAACCCAGCCTTAGCTGGGAAAATAAATAACACAAATAATTACCCACAACATAAGCATATTGTTATATTATCAACTAAACTATAATCTAATTGATAATATAATAATTTAACCTTGGCGCGCTTTAAATCTAGGGGCTGACTTATTAATTATATACACACGCCCTTTACGACGAACTAAACGGTTATCCCTATGACGGGTTTTTAGTGCTTTAAGAGAATTTTTTATTTTCATGTTCATCACCGACGTTAAAACTAATACAACAAGAACTCTGGAAAAAATTAATTTACCAAATTAGCCCAATCAATAAAGAAAAATACTCTGATTGTCAAGTTAATATTCAACTTAACCGTGATTTAAGCTCGGTAAAATGTCCCATTTTTCTTTTCGTCTTTATTTCTTCTTTACCATATATATTAATAAATATATTTGGTTGCTTAAAAATATTAGCAATATGATTTATCTCATCACCTAAAATATTTTTCATTACGCAATCACTATGTCTACCAGGATCCAATAAAGGTAAATCAAGAATTGCCCTTATATGTTGCTCAAATTGCGATATACAACAAGCTGCCTCGGTCCAATGTCCAGAATTATGGACTCTAGGAGCAAATTCATTTACTAGCAATTCACCATTTTCTAGTAAAAAAAACTCGATTGCTAAAACTCCAACATAATTTAATTTTGTTAATAGTTTTATTGCAATTTCATTTACTAGTTTCACTACATCAGCATCTATATTTGCAGGAACACTAGATTTTCTCAATATACCATGTTCGTGAATATTTTCTGCAATATCGAATAAAGAAATCTCTCCTGATAAATTTCTTGCCGCTATGATTGATATTTCTTTTTTAAAGGGAATGATTTTTTCTAAAATTAACGGGGTATTTTGTATCTTGCTCCATAATTCTGCGATATTTTCCACAGCATCTTTAGTGAACCGATATTGCCCATGACCATCATAACCAAAACGCCTTGTTTTTAAAATAGCGTCACCATTAAATTTAATTAATGCTTTTTGTAACTGCTCCAAACTATCAATTGCTACAAAATCTGCGGTTTTAACATTTATACTATTAAAAAAGTTTTTTTCAACATATCTATCTTGAGATATTTCCAACGCCCGAACAGATGGATAAATAGGACAAGATACTTTTGATAAAGCTTTAACACTTACATTTTCAAACTCATAAGTAATTATATCACAATTTTTTGCTAATTTTTCCAGAGCATGACTATCATCATAATTAGCACAAATATATTCAGTGGCTACATTTTTTGCAGGAGCATTTTCCTGGGGGTCAACTATAGTTATTTTACAGCCTAAACGCAAAGCTGCCATAGCTAACATGCGTGCTAATTGTCCACCCCCTATAATCCCTATATGTTTTAAGTGCATCTTTCTTAATCCTCAGGAAATAATTTTACTGAATCAGACATATTTTCTCTATATTTAATTAAATTTTGAGCAACGTTAGCATCATTCAACCCTAATATCGAAGCTGCTAATAAGGCTGCATTTTTAGCTCCGGCTACTCCAATAGCTAAAGTAGCCACCGGAACCCCTGCAGGCATCTGAACTATAGAATATAACGAATCTTTACCAGATAAAGCTTTAGTTTGCATTGGTACACCTAAAACTGGTAAAGGAGTAATTGCTGCTACCATACCAGGCAAATGCGCAGCTCCTCCAGCTCCAGCTATAATAATTTTAATACCATTTTTAGAAGCATTTTTAGCAAAATCATATAATCTATCTGGTGTCCTATGTGCAGATATTATTCTTGCCTGATAACTTATTTCTAGCTGCTGTAATTGTTCAGCTGCATATTTCATAACCTCCCAATCAGATTGACTACCCATAATAACAGCAACATCTATTGACTTATTATTTAACTTATGTGACATAATATTATACCTAATAACAATAAAATTTATCTATATATTTAACAGATATAAGTTTAATCTCAAAGTTAATTTACAGAATTATGAAAAAGCCAAGCAAAATATCAGCTATAAAATATACAGAATATGGATCTCCTGATGTACTACATATATCAGAAATAGAATTACCACCATTAAAACCTAAAGAAATATTAATAAAAACATATGCTGCGGGAATAAATAGACCTGATATTTTACAACGAATGGGTTATTATCCTCCACCTATAGGCGCCTCACCTATATTAGGGCTAGAAGTGGCTGGTATCATAGCTGATGTTGGCAGTCAAGTAAGTCAATATAAAATCGGTGATGCGGTTATGGCACTATTAACCGGGGGAGGATATGCTACTTATACTATTGCTAATGAAGCATGTTGCCTAGCTAAACCAGAAAATTTATCCTACCTTCAAGCTGCTGCACTACCAGAAGTATTATATACTAATTGGTATAATATATTCATGTTAGGAAAATTAAAAAAAGGCGAAATAATATTAATCCATGGCGGTAGCTCTGGTATCGGAACTATAGCAATACAATTAGCTAAAATATTCGGAGCTAAAGTTATAATAACCGCAGGAAGTAAGGAGAAATGCGAAATATGTTCACAACTTGGTGCTGATCTTGCTATTAACTACAAAGAACAAAATTTTGTAGAAGAAATATTAAATTACACCCATGGCATAGGGGTAAATGTAATCTTAGATATGGTAGGCGGTGATTATGTTAGTAAAAATTATCAAGTTGCAGCCTTAGACGCCAGAATATTGCAAATAGCCTTCTTAAATGGAAATAAAGCTCAAATTAACCTAGCTACTTTATTAACTAAAAGAATCCAACATAGAGGCTCTACGTTAAGAAATCATAGCAATGAATTTAAATATTTAATTACCAAACAGATAAAAAGTAAAATTTTACCCTTAA
The Bartonella sp. DGB1 genome window above contains:
- a CDS encoding ABC transporter ATP-binding protein — its product is MRQLFTSVKFRQFISRYVFIHKGLLVGAILFLILAAGLTLLLPMGVRYAMDHIFSLSKDQIINYFFLFMFFIFLWALTSSMRAYFVGALGEAVVFSLQKNLFKNLISLPIAYFDKQHSGDMVSLISSDSALIKSHIAIRFSIIFRNIIMGMGAFIMMFISNFKLALIVSVCIPIILAVIISVGRLVSKKSKQVQDHLAKMNIYASETLSAIRTVKSFTAEAYTLKYFANLVNVVFAKSKSAIWMRSILFGVILFVVFMSILATLWFGALDVINNKMTAGEFSQFVMYALLAGSAATQLSGTGTALLELIGAVERIWIIMSYQQLESVVNNVVTSTEVQGSVTFENISFSYPIRPDEEILSNLNFKVQAGETIAFVGASGAGKSTIFALLQQFYSPTKGRIFFDQQQLGEHNLTWSRSQLSVVSQNVDIFSGTIAENISFGLEDISMEEIEKASKLSYAAEFIEKLPNKYDEQIGERGLSLSGGQRQRIAIARALLRNKPILLLDEATSALDAASEELIQCALENLRKDRTTFVIAHRLSTVVNADRIFVLEEGKILEEGTHKDLIARKGLYANLVKLQFPQ
- the rpmE gene encoding 50S ribosomal protein L31, translated to MKTNIHPDYHTIKVVMTDGTEYLTRSTWGKEGDVLNLDIDPKSHPAWTGGSQTLLDRGGRVSKFKNRFGNLSL
- a CDS encoding YebC/PmpR family DNA-binding transcriptional regulator; the encoded protein is MAGHSQFKNIMHRKGRQDAVKSKIFSKLGREITVAAKHGLPDPAMNPRLRLAIMNARSQSMPKDNIERAIKRASNNDSGNYEEIRYEGYAPGGVAVIVEALTDNRNRTASNVRAAFTKSGGSLGETGSVAFMFNRVGEIIYNKDVATVEEMMDIAIELGAEDVSFEDEKHIIYCVFEDISDISKALEVKFGGAESLKIIWKPVTTTPVDEEKATSILKLINTLEEDDDVQNVYANFEISDEILEKLSK
- a CDS encoding 5-formyltetrahydrofolate cyclo-ligase codes for the protein MNKFILRKEILKKRDSIDSSYKKFAAQKLVDVGKSNILNSLKLSSNPMVGGYFPIKSEIDVLPLMKSLSAVGVSIALPVMQDNLQMSFSPYKLGDQLIKDKMGVLAPAVQNHIKRLDLLLVPLVSFDLFGGRLGYGKGCYDRYLANFSKENRPYCVGVGYDCQQLPKIELEQYDILMDAILTESNYIIVNKNS
- a CDS encoding TIGR00282 family metallophosphoesterase; the protein is MRLLFLGDIVGEDSCNAVCELLNNLIFDCKLDFVIVNGENAADGFGITGHIADNLFDAGVDVITTGNHFFDKHCLSRYLMQNDKILRPANYPDTTYGKGSGLYRARNGANVLVANLMGKIYMYGQLDDPFAKAEEIIKNCPLGQYADAIIVDFHAEATSEKQCLGHYLDGRISLLVGTHTHVPTADYKIMPAGTGYISDLGMCGNYDSSLGLDKQEPLNKFLGKNTKKFEVAIGEITICGIGVDISDSSGLVEKIEPIIIGGALAPRFPSFWK
- the ykgO gene encoding type B 50S ribosomal protein L36, which produces MKIKNSLKALKTRHRDNRLVRRKGRVYIINKSAPRFKARQG
- a CDS encoding 5-(carboxyamino)imidazole ribonucleotide synthase, whose product is MHLKHIGIIGGGQLARMLAMAALRLGCKITIVDPQENAPAKNVATEYICANYDDSHALEKLAKNCDIITYEFENVSVKALSKVSCPIYPSVRALEISQDRYVEKNFFNSINVKTADFVAIDSLEQLQKALIKFNGDAILKTRRFGYDGHGQYRFTKDAVENIAELWSKIQNTPLILEKIIPFKKEISIIAARNLSGEISLFDIAENIHEHGILRKSSVPANIDADVVKLVNEIAIKLLTKLNYVGVLAIEFFLLENGELLVNEFAPRVHNSGHWTEAACCISQFEQHIRAILDLPLLDPGRHSDCVMKNILGDEINHIANIFKQPNIFINIYGKEEIKTKRKMGHFTELKSRLS
- the purE gene encoding 5-(carboxyamino)imidazole ribonucleotide mutase is translated as MSHKLNNKSIDVAVIMGSQSDWEVMKYAAEQLQQLEISYQARIISAHRTPDRLYDFAKNASKNGIKIIIAGAGGAAHLPGMVAAITPLPVLGVPMQTKALSGKDSLYSIVQMPAGVPVATLAIGVAGAKNAALLAASILGLNDANVAQNLIKYRENMSDSVKLFPED